From Watersipora subatra chromosome 8, tzWatSuba1.1, whole genome shotgun sequence, a single genomic window includes:
- the LOC137401448 gene encoding uncharacterized protein — protein sequence MLKKHSDIIPTRNLHIKADSAATPRKQKPITLLPTRERRAVVRGLLADAPDLPASPPSKRKMPVVDEASSIPSTSKQLQRYSLIMESDTSDEMQEREEDLGKALDEEEWVPDSDNSETEDEVSEESFEG from the exons ATGTTAAAGAAGCACTCGGATATAATTCCCACACGAAACCTGCACATTAAAGCTGATTCTGCTGCTACCCCAAGGAAGCAGAAGCCAATTACCCTTTTGCCTACAAGAGAGCGCAGAGCAGTGGTGCGAGGCTTACTTGCTGATGC GCCTGATCTTCCAGCCTCACCTCCATCTAAAAGAAAAATGCCAGTAGTCGATGAAGCAAGCTCCATTCCTTCTACATCTAAGCAGTTACAACGTTATTCTCTAATTATGGAGAGTGATACTAGTGATGAGATGCAGGAACGAGAGGAAGATCTG GGTAAAGCCTTGGATGAAGAAGAATGGGTGCCAGATTCAGATAACAGTGAGACGGAAGACGAGGTTTCAGAAGAAAGCTTTGAGGGGTAA
- the LOC137401447 gene encoding mitochondrial substrate carrier family protein ucpB-like produces MPSSSTSSFNPLLFALAGCSNMSGATVTNPIDVIKTRLQLDNELTAKSGAAKKYQGLFRGTARIVAEEGFLGLYKGWGASMLREGSYSTIRLGAYEPLKSKLGATDPSHTPLWKKITAGATSGAVGSVIANPTDLVKVRLQAQGKLEPGTELRHSGVFSAFSDIIKHQGVRGLWTGCGPTVCRAMILTATQIPTYDHVKHTLLNHAIMEEGVPLHIVSSMAAGLMCAITTSPVDTIKTRIMNQHMIDGVGAKYRSPVDAFFQCIRAEGLFGLYKGFFPNWLRLGPHTIITFFIFERLRSLAGIRPV; encoded by the exons ATGCCTAGTTCAAGCACTTCATCCTTTAACCCGCTACTCTTTGCTCTTGCCGGTTGCTCCAACATGTCTGGCGCTACAG TTACCAACCCAATAGATGTTATAAAGACTCGTCTCCAGCTGGATAATGAACTTACGGCAAAGAGTGGTGCCGCCAAGAAGTACCAAGGCCTTTTCAGAGGGACTGCTCGAATCGTCGCAGAGGAAGGCTTCCTAGGCCTCTACAAAGG ATGGGGAGCTTCCATGTTGCGAGAGGGGAGTTACAGCACTATTAGACTAGGTGCTTATGAGCCTCTGAAATCAAAGCTGGGAGCCACGGATCCCTCCCACACTCCTTTATGGAAGAAGATAACTGCAGGGGCAACATCAG GTGCTGTTGGTTCAGTTATTGCAAATCCGACTGATCTGGTCAAAGTACGTCTGCAGGCGCAGGGCAAGCTGGAGCCTGGCACGGAGTTGCGACATTCCGGAGTTTTCTCAGCATTTAGTGACATCATCAAACATCAAG gtGTTAGAGGTCTGTGGACTGGCTGTGGACCAACAGTATGCAGAGCCATGATCCTGACTGCCACTCAG ATCCCGACATATGATCATGTGAAACACACACTGCTTAACCATGCCATCATGGAGGAGGGCGTGCCACTTCATATCGTCTCATCAATGGCTGCAGGACTCATGTGCGCAATAACAACTTCTCCAGTCGACACGATCAAGACTAGAATTATGAACCAACATATGATTG ATGGTGTCGGTGCCAAGTACAGATCACCTGTTGATGCTTTCTTCCAGTGTATACGAGCGGAAGGCTTATTCGGCCTCTATAAGGGTTTCTTTCCTAACTGGTTGCGACTTGGACCACACACGATCATCACATTCTTCATATTTGAACGACTTCGTTCGCTTGCTGGCATTCGTCCTGTTTAG